The Streptomyces pratensis genomic interval CGCGACGGCCGCGGAGGTGCTCCGCGATCGGGGCCAGCGCCGCGTGCAGCCCGGAGAGCTCATCGGGGGAGAGCAGGTCCATGAAGTGCCTGCGCACCGATTCGACATGGTGCGGCGCGACCTTGCGCATCGTCTCGCCGCCCACGTCCGTGAGGACGGCGAACAGTCCGCGCCGGTCGGACTCGCAGTGCTCGCGCCTGACGAGACCGGCGTTCTCCATGCGGGTGATCTGGTGCGAGAGCCTGCTCTTGGACTGCAGGGTGGCGGAGGCGAGATCGCTCATCCGCATGCGCTGCTCGTCGGACTCCGAGAGGTTGACCAGGATCTCGTAGTCGTTCATGGTCAGTCCGAACGGCTGGAGATCTTTCTCAAGCTGATGCGTCAGCAGCCTGCTGACGTCCAGGTGGGTGCGCCAGGCGCACTGCTCGGCATCGGTCAGCCAGCGAGTGGCCGTCTCGGTCTCCATGTATGGATTCTACCTAAGATGTTGAAAGCCGGACGAAGTTTGGGAGTGTGACTCCGCGCACGCGCCTGCCGGACATCACACTCCGCAGACTACCGCTCACAGCCCGAAGCGACGCTGGATGTCCCCCAGTTGTCCGGGCATGCGGGGTGTGGAGCCGTGTTGACCGCCGCCTCCGGGACGCACGCCCCCCGGTACCCCCGGCTCGTGCGGAACGGCGCCCGTCGCCTGCTCGGGCATCAGGAGTTCCGTCGACTGGAGCAGTACCGTACCCGCCCCGACGAACTCGAACTGGTGCTCCTCGCCCGAGGTGCCGCCGATCCCGGTCAGCGAGCGCAGACCGCCCATCACGCCCGTCATGTAGCCGTGATCGTAGTGGTGGCAGGGGGAAGGGCAGTCCGCCCATCCCACCAGCGCCTGCGGGTCCACCCGCAGAGGAGGCTCCATGAAGACCACCGGACCGTTCGAGGCGGCGACGAACTTCCCCGTCCCGATCAGGGTCAGGAAGCCCGGCACGATCGACTGCTTCAGCGCCAGCGTCGGCTGGTAGGCCAGCAGGTTGCCGGACCGGATCGTCAGGTTGCCGTCCTCCAGGTCGAAGGAGTTCACGTCGAAGGCCCGGTCGGCGAGCAGCATCTTGCCGCTGCCCTCGGCCACCACCCAGTCGCTCGCGTGCAGCGGGGAGTGGAAGCTCGTACGGATCAGCCGCTCGAACCGCCCGTGCCCCACGCCGTTGAAGTCGATCTGCCCGTAGTAGGCGATCATCTTGCCCTTCTGCAGGAACCACCGGCTCCCCTTGAGCTCCACGCAGAAGGTGTACGCGTTGACGTTGTCGTCCGACGGGAGCGTCATCGGGTCGAAAATCACCGGCGTGCTCACAGCTTCTCCTCCGAGGCCTGGACGTACACCGCTCCGCTACCGCTGAGCTCCAGCTGGAACGCCTCGCCGGACCCGCGTCCCATCATGTCGCGCCAGCCGAGCGCGGTGGACAGCTTGTTGGTCACGTCCCCGTGGTGGGCGACGTACGCCTGCGGATCGACGTGCACCGGCCTCCCCGGCGTGATCGGCAGTTCGATCACCCCGCCGTGTGCCATGACGGCGACCGAGCCGTGGCCCTTGAGCGTCGTCGTGAACAGCCCCTGCCCGGTCACCTGGCCGCGCACCATGCCCATCACCCCGCCCTGCGAGCCCATGAACAGGGTGCCCTGCTGGAGCGTCCCGTCGAAGGCGAGCAGCCGGTCGGCCTCCACGCAGAGGGTGTCACCGCTCAGGTCGATCACCTGGATGTGGTGCCCCCCGTGGCCGAACATCACCGTGCCGCTGCCCTCCACCGTCATCAGAGGGGTCGCCTCGCCGGCCACCCGCCGGCCGATCATCGACCCAAGGCCGCCCTGTCCGCCCTGGATGTTCGGGGTGAACGAGACGTCGCCCCGGTAGGCGAGCATCGCGCCGCGCTGGCTGTACATCTTCTGGCCGGGCCCCACGACGGCCTCGACCATCTTCGAGTTGATCTCACGGAACGGCATCAGACATCGCCCCCGACGGTGTTCCGCTCGCTGGGCTGCACGTAGACGAGGCCGTCGCCCTCGAAGCGGATCTGGAACGACTCGCCGGACCCCTCGCCCATGATCGTCCGGAAGTTCACCCCGGACTGGAAGTGCTGCTGGAGCCTGCCCTGGTGGGCGATGTAGGCGCCGGGGTCCACGTTCAGCGGGTACTGGGGCGTCACCCGCAGCACCACGGCGGAGCCGTCCGACATGATCGCGGCCTGGCCGGTGCCCTCGACGGTCGTGGTGAACAGACCGTTGCCGCTCGCACCGCCGCGGAGGCCGGTGAAGGAGGTGCCGGTGCGCAGCCCGGCGTCGGTGGCCAGCAGGTTGCTCGCCTCGACGTACAGCGTCTCGCCGTGCAGCGAGACGAGGTTGATCTCGCTCGCCCGGTCGGCGAAATAGCAGGTGCCCTGCCCCTTCACCTCCATCATCACCATCTGCTCGCCGGTCAGCCGGCGGGTCACCATCCCGCGCAGGCCCTCACCGCCGCCCGACATCTTCTTGAAAGCCATCTGGCCGTCGTACGCGACCATCGAGCCGTTCTTCGCCTTGACGGCATCGCCTGTCAGGTCGACGGCGAGCGTCTTGCTGCCTTGGAGTCGGAACATCGCCACGGTGCGACGTTAGCCGCAGGGGGCTGCGCGGGACAGGGCCCGGGGGCTGATCCCCACCCCGACATGACCCTGATATGCGCTGATACGCGCAGCGGCGGCCGGACACGGACCCCCCGCCCGGGAAGGGCGGGGCCGATGCCACAATGGCACTGCTTGTGCCTGCGTTCACAAGCCGACACGCCCCTCCCACCGAAGGTGCCCTCGTGGACATCAAGACCGCTTCCGCCCTGCACCGGCTGCGCCTCATCTCGCTTCCCGAGGCGCTGTCCTTCCCGGCGCTGCTCATCTTCGGCTCGCTGCTCATGCGGGTCTCGGACATCGACTTCCTGATGCCGCCCCTCGGCGCGCTGCACGGCCTTCTCTTCACGATCTACGTGGTGTTCCTGCTGGACGTGTGGGTCAAGGCCAAGTGGCCGCTCAAGCGCGTCGCACTGTTCTTCCTCCTCGCGGTCGTGCCCTTCGGCGGGCTCTACGGCGAGAAGCTGCTCAAGAAGTACGAGGCCGACGGCGTCATCGCCGCCCGCGCCCGCGCCGAGGGGACGGTCAGCGCATGATCGTCGCCTTCTCCGTCAGCCCCCTGGGCGTCGGCGAGGACGTCGGTGAGTACGTCGCCGACGCCGTCCGTGTGGTCCGTGAGTCCGGGCTGCCCAACCGGACGGACGCGATGTTCACCTCCATCGAGGGGGAGTGGGACGAGGTCATGGACGTCGTCAAGCGCGCCGTCGCCGCCGTCGAGGCCCGTGCGGGCCGCGTCTCGCTGGTGCTGAAGGCCGACATCCGTCCGGGCGTCACCGACGGCCTGACCTCCAAGGTCGAGACGGTGGAGCGGCACCTGGCGGGCTGACCCCGCCCTGCCCCGCACCTCCGTGCACACGAAGAGCCCCCGACCCGGGGGCTCTTCCCGTTCGGGCGAAGAAACCCCCTCACTCGGACCTCCCCGGTCGACACGTCGTCACATCTCCCCTTCTGTGGGGATACGCATATCCGGCCATGGGAGGCGTGATGTCGTCGGAGGGCTACGACCAGGACAACCACAGCCGTCTCGCGGGTCTGCTCGCAGAGCCGCCGGCGGCCGGCTACCGGGTGCGGTACCGAGACCTCCCGCGAACCGGCGGGGGCCGGACGGGAGCGGTCCTCCTGATGGCTCTCGCCCCCGTGCTCGCGGGACTGCCGCTGCTCCACGTGCTGTGGCCGACGCACTGGACCGGTCGCGGGGACGTGCGGAGGTGGCTGGTGCTCGCCGACTCCGTGACGCTGGTGTCCGTCGGCCTGATGGAACTGTTCCTGCTGGTCAACGTGGTGGTCGTCGCGTACGCGGCGTCGGTGGCCCGGGATCCGGTCCCGGTCGCGCCGGAGCGCGGCACCGTGCTCGCCTTCCTCGCCACCTACGTGCCGGGCAGGGAGCACCTCTCGACGGTGCGGGCCACCCTGGAGGGCGCCGTGGGCATGCGGCACCCCGGACCGTTCGACGTCTGGCTGCTCGACGAGAGTGACGACCCGGAGGCCAGGATGCTCTGCGCGGAGCTGGGTGTGCACCACTTCACCCGCCTCGGGGTGCCCGAGTGGAACCGGCAGAAGGGCCCGCACAGGACCGGCACGAGACACGGCAACCTCAACGCGTGGCTCGCCAAGCACGGCGACGACTACGACTTCCTCGCCTCCGTGGACACCGGGCACATCCCGCCGCCGTGCTTCCTGGAGGGGATGACGGGCTACTTCCGCGACCCGGACGTCGCCTTCGTCGTCGGCCCGCCGGTCCACGGAAGTCACGCGACTGCCGTCGGCGGGGCCGCCGGGGCCCCGCAGCCCCTCTTCCACGCGCTGGTCCAGCGGGCGGGCAACCGCTACGGGGCGCCCGTGCTCGCCGGCGCCGGCCGTGTCATGCGCGTCGCGGCCGTGCGCCGGGCCGGCGGCTTCCACGATTCCGCCGCAGGGGACGTGGCCACCGGTCTCGGTGTCCACCGCCTGCGCAACCCGCTGACCGGACGGTACTGGCGCTCGGTCCACGCCCCTGACGTCCCGGCCGTCGGGAAGGGCTCCTCCGCCCCGGCCTACGCCTCCGCCCGTCGGCCCCGCCGCTCGCGGGGTGCGTACGGGGCGCTGCTGCGGCAGTACGGGAAGGCGCTGTTCCGCGTTCCGCCCGGACGGCTCCTCGGCTACACGCTGACGCTGCTCCGCCGCCCGGTGGCAGCTGTCACCTGCCTGTTCTGCGTGCTGGGCTGTCTGCTGGCCCTGACCCACGCCGAGACGCGCGTCTGGGCGGTGACCGCCGTGGTGGCCGCCGCCCTGCCGCCCGGCCTGGTGTGGTGCCTCACCCTGCTGCGCGGGCGAGTGAGCCGCAGGGCCCGGGGCCGGTCCCGGAGCGCGCGGCCTGTCCAGGACGGCGAGTCGGCGCTGGCCACCGCCACTGCGGGCAGCCCGGCGGCGGGCAGCTGATCCCGCGCCGGTGAGCGGGGCCCCGCCTACAGTCCCCGTCCACCGCCCACAGTCCCCGTCCATCGGCCCGGGCCCCGCTCACGCTCCCCGTCCACCGGCCCGGGCTCCGCTCACCGGCCCCGGCCCCGCGCTCAGGTCTCCTGCGCCGCAAGCGCGATGCCCAGCGGGGTGCGCTCGTACAGCACCTGATGTCCGTACCGCCGCGAGGTGAGCAGGCCTGCCGCGCGCAGCGCCGACAGATGCGCCGACACCGAGGACGGGGCGAGTGAGAGCCGGTGCGCCAGCGCGCTCGTCCCGGCCGGTTCGCCGAGGGCGCACAGTACGTCGGCGCGGGCCCTGCCCAGCAGCCGGGCGAGGGCTGCGGGAGTCCGGTCGGCCGATTCCGTCCACAGCCCCCCGATGCCGCGCGCGGGGTAGATCACGGCGGGCAGCCAGGGAGGCTCGTAGCCGCCGACCACGTCCGGCCACACGAAGACGCTGGGCATCAGGACCAGCCCCTGCCCGCCCAGGACCCGGCTGTGGTCCCCTCTGGTGCCGGCCACGGTCAGGGTCGAGTCCGCCCAGCGCAGCTGCGGGCTGATCTCGGCCAGGAGGCGCTCGAAGCCGACCTCGGCGAGGCGGCGCGAGTGGAAGGCGATGTCCGCCTCCAGCAGGGCGCGCAGCCTGGGCCAGTGCGGCTCGACCATCACCCGCCAGGCCTGCTCCAGCAGGTCCGCCAGCTCCCTGACCGCGCGGGCCGGGTCGGCCAGCAGCCGCCGTCCGGCGGGAGAGGCCGTCCCGCCCGGGGTGTCGGCGAGCGCGAGGGCCATGTCGTCGCGGGCGGCGGCGGGATCCGTCGCGCGGACGGTCGCGATCTCCTCGGCGAAGGTGGCGAGAGGCCCGAGCGGGGGCGGGCAGATGAAGTCGGGGTTGTGGCCGCCGTCCGGCATCAGCAGCCACAGCGGCGTGAGATCCAGCCCGGCGGCGCCCTCCCCGATCCGCCGCAGCCAGGGCAGGTGGTAACCGTGCCGGCCCGGCCGGTGGAGGGTGCGTACGGCTTCCTGCGTCTCCCAGAGCGGCGAGAGGGCGAAGCGGCAGCGGAGCAGATCGCTCTCGTCGAAGTACAGATGGAACGGCATGGGCACCCAAGTTTCGGCGTGAGCCGAAAGT includes:
- a CDS encoding AIM24 family protein encodes the protein MSTPVIFDPMTLPSDDNVNAYTFCVELKGSRWFLQKGKMIAYYGQIDFNGVGHGRFERLIRTSFHSPLHASDWVVAEGSGKMLLADRAFDVNSFDLEDGNLTIRSGNLLAYQPTLALKQSIVPGFLTLIGTGKFVAASNGPVVFMEPPLRVDPQALVGWADCPSPCHHYDHGYMTGVMGGLRSLTGIGGTSGEEHQFEFVGAGTVLLQSTELLMPEQATGAVPHEPGVPGGVRPGGGGQHGSTPRMPGQLGDIQRRFGL
- a CDS encoding ArsR/SmtB family transcription factor; the protein is MPFHLYFDESDLLRCRFALSPLWETQEAVRTLHRPGRHGYHLPWLRRIGEGAAGLDLTPLWLLMPDGGHNPDFICPPPLGPLATFAEEIATVRATDPAAARDDMALALADTPGGTASPAGRRLLADPARAVRELADLLEQAWRVMVEPHWPRLRALLEADIAFHSRRLAEVGFERLLAEISPQLRWADSTLTVAGTRGDHSRVLGGQGLVLMPSVFVWPDVVGGYEPPWLPAVIYPARGIGGLWTESADRTPAALARLLGRARADVLCALGEPAGTSALAHRLSLAPSSVSAHLSALRAAGLLTSRRYGHQVLYERTPLGIALAAQET
- a CDS encoding MTH1187 family thiamine-binding protein, with product MIVAFSVSPLGVGEDVGEYVADAVRVVRESGLPNRTDAMFTSIEGEWDEVMDVVKRAVAAVEARAGRVSLVLKADIRPGVTDGLTSKVETVERHLAG
- a CDS encoding AIM24 family protein; this encodes MFRLQGSKTLAVDLTGDAVKAKNGSMVAYDGQMAFKKMSGGGEGLRGMVTRRLTGEQMVMMEVKGQGTCYFADRASEINLVSLHGETLYVEASNLLATDAGLRTGTSFTGLRGGASGNGLFTTTVEGTGQAAIMSDGSAVVLRVTPQYPLNVDPGAYIAHQGRLQQHFQSGVNFRTIMGEGSGESFQIRFEGDGLVYVQPSERNTVGGDV
- a CDS encoding DUF3817 domain-containing protein; the protein is MDIKTASALHRLRLISLPEALSFPALLIFGSLLMRVSDIDFLMPPLGALHGLLFTIYVVFLLDVWVKAKWPLKRVALFFLLAVVPFGGLYGEKLLKKYEADGVIAARARAEGTVSA
- a CDS encoding MarR family winged helix-turn-helix transcriptional regulator, with protein sequence METETATRWLTDAEQCAWRTHLDVSRLLTHQLEKDLQPFGLTMNDYEILVNLSESDEQRMRMSDLASATLQSKSRLSHQITRMENAGLVRREHCESDRRGLFAVLTDVGGETMRKVAPHHVESVRRHFMDLLSPDELSGLHAALAPIAEHLRGRRGKP
- a CDS encoding glycosyltransferase family 2 protein, which produces MGGVMSSEGYDQDNHSRLAGLLAEPPAAGYRVRYRDLPRTGGGRTGAVLLMALAPVLAGLPLLHVLWPTHWTGRGDVRRWLVLADSVTLVSVGLMELFLLVNVVVVAYAASVARDPVPVAPERGTVLAFLATYVPGREHLSTVRATLEGAVGMRHPGPFDVWLLDESDDPEARMLCAELGVHHFTRLGVPEWNRQKGPHRTGTRHGNLNAWLAKHGDDYDFLASVDTGHIPPPCFLEGMTGYFRDPDVAFVVGPPVHGSHATAVGGAAGAPQPLFHALVQRAGNRYGAPVLAGAGRVMRVAAVRRAGGFHDSAAGDVATGLGVHRLRNPLTGRYWRSVHAPDVPAVGKGSSAPAYASARRPRRSRGAYGALLRQYGKALFRVPPGRLLGYTLTLLRRPVAAVTCLFCVLGCLLALTHAETRVWAVTAVVAAALPPGLVWCLTLLRGRVSRRARGRSRSARPVQDGESALATATAGSPAAGS
- a CDS encoding AIM24 family protein; protein product: MPFREINSKMVEAVVGPGQKMYSQRGAMLAYRGDVSFTPNIQGGQGGLGSMIGRRVAGEATPLMTVEGSGTVMFGHGGHHIQVIDLSGDTLCVEADRLLAFDGTLQQGTLFMGSQGGVMGMVRGQVTGQGLFTTTLKGHGSVAVMAHGGVIELPITPGRPVHVDPQAYVAHHGDVTNKLSTALGWRDMMGRGSGEAFQLELSGSGAVYVQASEEKL